Proteins encoded within one genomic window of Jiangella mangrovi:
- a CDS encoding GNAT family N-acetyltransferase, producing MQFSITRPATPEQAVALLRGARSELGTPISDLVVTDEHLTTAFANRNRRPEWVWVAERGDDGGRTVARLAGWGAPANDHPWILDFFDLGAEPDRVEVMAALLRQAAADLRAAGLDQVELNLFPPAGWRDDRPPALDDLLAAAKAAGFEILVTRRRFRWTPSAGLPALSDDGVSLRFAPVTGPDDPVLADAYRRTFEGSLDAHTRRSLRTRDAAELAAEELADMVNYAGPVDGWRVAYDASGALVGLVTGNPGTKVFTGYVGVVPEQRGRGYARELLAWMTRWQADQGAEKVVGETDDENVPMRRAFEAAGFVEESARIDLVG from the coding sequence GTGCAGTTCAGCATCACCCGTCCCGCCACGCCCGAGCAGGCGGTCGCCCTGCTCCGCGGCGCCCGCTCCGAGCTGGGCACCCCCATCTCCGACCTCGTCGTCACCGACGAGCACCTCACCACCGCCTTCGCCAACCGCAACCGCCGGCCCGAGTGGGTCTGGGTCGCCGAACGCGGCGACGACGGCGGCCGCACCGTCGCCCGCCTGGCCGGCTGGGGCGCTCCCGCCAACGACCACCCGTGGATCCTCGACTTCTTCGACCTCGGCGCCGAGCCGGACCGCGTCGAGGTCATGGCCGCACTGCTGCGGCAGGCCGCGGCCGACCTGCGTGCCGCCGGGCTCGATCAGGTCGAGCTGAACCTGTTCCCGCCGGCCGGCTGGCGCGACGACCGGCCGCCGGCCCTCGACGACCTGCTGGCGGCGGCCAAGGCGGCCGGCTTCGAGATCCTCGTGACGCGGCGCCGGTTCCGCTGGACGCCGTCGGCGGGTCTGCCGGCTCTGAGCGACGACGGCGTGAGCCTGCGGTTCGCGCCCGTCACCGGTCCGGACGACCCCGTCCTGGCCGACGCGTACCGGCGCACCTTCGAGGGCAGCCTCGACGCCCACACGCGGCGGTCGTTGCGCACCCGTGACGCGGCGGAGCTCGCCGCCGAGGAACTGGCCGACATGGTGAACTACGCCGGCCCCGTCGACGGCTGGCGGGTCGCCTACGACGCCTCGGGGGCGCTGGTGGGGCTGGTCACCGGCAACCCCGGCACCAAGGTGTTCACCGGCTACGTGGGCGTCGTGCCGGAGCAGCGCGGCCGCGGCTACGCCCGCGAGCTGCTGGCCTGGATGACGCGCTGGCAGGCCGACCAGGGCGCCGAGAAGGTCGTCGGCGAGACCGACGACGAGAACGTCCCCATGCGCAGGGCGTTCGAGGCGGCTGGGTTCGTGGAGGAGAGCGCCCGCATCGACCTCGTCGGCTGA
- the purM gene encoding phosphoribosylformylglycinamidine cyclo-ligase, whose translation MSSSESAPSGATYASAGVDIEAGDRAVELMKEWVAKTRRPEVVGGLGGFAGLFDASALKAYRRPLLATSTDGVGTKVAVSQRMDVHDTIGFDLVGMVVDDIVVCGAEPLFMTDYIACGRVVPERTAAIVKGIAQACVAAGCALSGGETAEHPGLLGPDEYDVAGAVTGVVEADALLGAERVRAGDAVVAMASSGLHSNGYSLVRHVLLERAGWALDRDVPEFGRTLGEELLEPTRIYARDCLALAAAVEVHAMSHVTGGGLAANLARVLPPTVTARLDRSTWAPQPVFGMVGEVGGVAEPELEKTLNMGVGMVAVVARDAADEAVRVLTERGVPAWIAGEVQEGDGSATLHGAYRG comes from the coding sequence GTGTCGAGCAGCGAGAGCGCGCCCTCGGGTGCCACCTATGCCAGCGCCGGGGTCGACATCGAGGCCGGTGACCGCGCCGTCGAGCTGATGAAGGAGTGGGTCGCCAAGACCCGCCGCCCCGAGGTCGTCGGCGGCCTCGGCGGCTTCGCCGGGCTGTTCGACGCCAGCGCGCTCAAGGCCTACCGGCGGCCGCTGCTGGCCACCAGCACCGACGGCGTCGGCACCAAGGTCGCGGTGTCGCAGCGCATGGACGTCCACGACACCATCGGCTTCGACCTCGTCGGCATGGTGGTCGACGACATCGTGGTGTGCGGGGCCGAGCCGCTGTTCATGACCGACTACATCGCCTGCGGCCGCGTGGTCCCTGAGCGCACCGCGGCCATCGTCAAGGGCATCGCCCAGGCCTGCGTGGCGGCCGGCTGCGCCCTCAGCGGCGGCGAGACCGCCGAGCACCCGGGCCTGCTGGGTCCCGACGAGTACGACGTCGCCGGTGCCGTCACGGGCGTCGTCGAGGCCGACGCGCTGCTCGGCGCCGAGCGGGTGCGCGCGGGCGACGCCGTCGTGGCCATGGCGTCGTCGGGGCTGCACTCCAACGGCTACTCGCTGGTGCGCCACGTCCTCCTCGAGCGGGCCGGCTGGGCGCTGGACCGCGACGTGCCGGAGTTCGGCCGCACGCTGGGCGAGGAGCTGCTCGAGCCGACCCGCATCTACGCCCGCGACTGCCTGGCCCTGGCGGCCGCCGTCGAGGTGCACGCCATGTCGCACGTCACCGGCGGGGGGCTTGCCGCCAACCTGGCGCGGGTGCTGCCGCCCACGGTCACGGCGCGGCTGGACCGTTCCACCTGGGCGCCGCAGCCGGTGTTCGGGATGGTCGGCGAGGTGGGCGGCGTGGCCGAGCCAGAGCTGGAGAAGACCCTCAACATGGGCGTCGGCATGGTGGCCGTGGTGGCCCGGGACGCGGCGGACGAGGCCGTGCGCGTGCTGACCGAGCGGGGAGTGCCGGCCTGGATCGCCGGCGAGGTGCAGGAAGGCGACGGGTCGGCGACCCTGCACGGTGCCTATCGCGGCTGA
- the purF gene encoding amidophosphoribosyltransferase produces the protein MGPQDACGIFGVWAPDEEVAKLTYFGLYALQHRGQESAGIAVGNGQQILVYKDMGLVSQVFDESTLNTLVGHVAVGHTRYSTTGGSHWQNAQPTLGATPAGTVALAHNGNLTNTAELFDLVHERVGAASGELRYGNTTDTALMTALMGSYADRTLEESAIEVLAQARGAFSLVFSDESTLYAARDPQGVRPLVLGRLERGWVVASETAALDIVGASFIREVEPGELVAIDADGLRSHHFATPEPKGCLFEYVYLARPDTHISGRSVHQTRVEVGRRLAREHPVDADLVIPVPESGTPAAVGYAEESGIPYGMGLVKNAYVGRTFIQPSQTLRQLGIRLKLNPLREIVAGKRLVVVDDSIVRGNTQRALVRMLREAGAAEVHVRISSPPVSWPCFYGIDFATRAELIATGLSTDEICRSIGADSLGYVSLDALIEATTMRKNDLCRACFDGVYPIEPPVRAGKDVLEQETIPGCETPDRDGLERAASLGDPADGLNTLLSAGGAADALRRP, from the coding sequence ATGGGTCCGCAGGACGCCTGCGGCATCTTCGGGGTGTGGGCGCCGGACGAAGAGGTCGCGAAGCTCACCTACTTCGGGCTGTACGCGCTGCAGCACCGTGGTCAGGAGTCCGCCGGCATCGCCGTCGGCAACGGGCAGCAGATCCTCGTCTACAAGGACATGGGCCTGGTCAGCCAGGTCTTCGACGAGTCGACGCTGAACACCCTGGTCGGCCACGTCGCCGTCGGGCACACCCGCTACTCCACCACCGGCGGCAGCCACTGGCAGAACGCGCAGCCGACGCTGGGCGCTACGCCCGCCGGCACCGTCGCGCTGGCCCACAACGGCAACCTCACCAACACCGCGGAGCTGTTCGACCTCGTACACGAGCGGGTGGGTGCGGCCAGCGGCGAGCTCCGCTACGGCAACACCACCGACACCGCGCTCATGACGGCGCTCATGGGCTCCTACGCCGACCGCACGCTCGAAGAGAGCGCCATCGAGGTCCTGGCGCAGGCGCGCGGGGCGTTCTCGCTGGTCTTCTCCGACGAGTCCACGCTCTACGCCGCCCGCGACCCTCAGGGCGTCCGCCCTCTTGTCCTCGGCCGGCTCGAGCGCGGCTGGGTCGTGGCCAGCGAGACCGCGGCGCTCGACATCGTGGGCGCGTCGTTCATCCGCGAGGTCGAGCCCGGCGAGCTCGTGGCCATCGACGCCGACGGCCTGCGCTCGCACCACTTCGCCACGCCGGAGCCCAAGGGCTGTCTGTTCGAGTACGTCTACCTCGCCCGGCCCGACACCCACATCTCCGGCCGCTCGGTGCACCAGACCCGCGTCGAGGTGGGCCGCCGGCTGGCGCGCGAGCACCCCGTCGACGCCGACCTCGTCATCCCGGTGCCCGAGTCCGGCACCCCGGCCGCCGTCGGCTACGCCGAGGAGTCCGGCATCCCCTACGGCATGGGCCTGGTCAAGAACGCCTACGTGGGGCGCACGTTCATCCAGCCGTCGCAGACGCTGCGCCAGCTGGGCATCCGGCTGAAGCTGAACCCGCTGCGCGAGATCGTCGCGGGCAAGCGGCTGGTCGTGGTCGACGACTCCATCGTGCGCGGCAACACCCAGCGGGCGCTGGTGCGCATGCTGCGCGAGGCCGGCGCCGCCGAGGTGCACGTGCGCATCTCCAGCCCGCCGGTCAGCTGGCCGTGCTTCTACGGCATCGACTTCGCCACCCGCGCGGAGCTCATCGCCACCGGTCTGTCGACCGACGAGATCTGCCGCTCCATCGGCGCCGACTCCCTCGGCTACGTCTCGCTCGACGCCCTCATCGAGGCGACGACGATGCGCAAGAACGACCTCTGCCGGGCCTGCTTCGACGGCGTCTACCCCATCGAGCCGCCGGTCCGCGCGGGCAAGGACGTGCTCGAGCAAGAGACCATCCCCGGCTGCGAGACGCCCGACCGCGACGGCCTCGAACGGGCCGCATCTCTCGGCGACCCCGCCGACGGCCTGAACACCCTGCTCAGCGCGGGTGGGGCCGCCGATGCGCTGCGGCGTCCGTGA
- a CDS encoding DUF1697 domain-containing protein encodes MGRQVALLRGINVGGKKKVAMADLRALVEGLGHTDVRTYINSGNVVFTSGTPKAGRAEHEGALEQAIHAELGLDVAVMVRTHDELAAAVDANPFPAAEPPRLLLSFLREAPEPDGYAAAEKVESGADEFRVDGTTVYLHCPDGIGRSKLAEALSKPKVPVGTARNLATVRKLVELSQEP; translated from the coding sequence ATGGGGCGCCAGGTCGCGCTGCTGCGCGGGATCAACGTCGGGGGCAAGAAGAAGGTCGCCATGGCCGACCTGCGCGCCCTCGTCGAAGGGCTGGGCCACACCGACGTCCGCACCTACATCAACAGCGGCAACGTCGTCTTCACCAGCGGCACGCCGAAGGCCGGCCGGGCCGAACACGAGGGCGCGCTCGAGCAGGCCATCCACGCCGAGCTGGGGCTCGACGTCGCCGTCATGGTGCGCACCCACGACGAGCTGGCCGCCGCCGTCGACGCCAACCCGTTCCCCGCCGCCGAGCCGCCGCGGCTGCTGCTCAGCTTCCTGCGCGAGGCGCCGGAACCCGACGGCTACGCGGCGGCCGAGAAGGTCGAGTCCGGCGCCGACGAGTTCCGGGTCGACGGCACGACGGTGTACCTGCACTGTCCCGACGGCATCGGGCGCAGCAAGCTGGCCGAGGCCCTGAGCAAGCCCAAGGTGCCGGTCGGAACGGCGCGCAACCTCGCCACCGTCCGCAAGCTGGTCGAGCTGTCACAGGAACCGTGA
- a CDS encoding SDR family oxidoreductase, whose protein sequence is MSPTTVLITGATDGLGRWLALRLAADGVGVVLHGRNPARLDETAREIRAEGGREPLGVVRADLSDLGQVDRLADEVLERFPGLDVLVNNAAVGFGEPGAGRELSPDGIELRFAVNYLAGYHLTRRLLPALVKAAPARIVNVTSIGQAPIDFADPMLDHDYDGYRAYRQSKLAQIMFTLDLAEELRGTGVTANTLHPATLMATSMVREAELTPLSTLHDGGEATLRLIADPALADVSGVYFDQTMEATPKPQALDPAARRQLRELTDTLVGRALAARR, encoded by the coding sequence ATGAGCCCAACGACGGTACTCATCACCGGCGCGACCGATGGCCTGGGCCGATGGCTCGCGCTACGGCTGGCGGCCGACGGCGTGGGCGTCGTCCTGCACGGCCGCAACCCGGCGCGTCTGGACGAAACCGCCCGCGAGATCCGCGCCGAGGGCGGCCGCGAGCCGCTCGGCGTCGTGCGCGCCGACCTCTCCGATCTCGGCCAGGTCGACCGGCTCGCCGACGAGGTGCTCGAACGCTTCCCCGGCCTCGATGTCCTGGTCAACAACGCCGCCGTCGGCTTCGGCGAACCCGGCGCCGGCCGCGAGCTGAGCCCCGACGGCATCGAGCTGCGGTTCGCGGTCAACTACCTGGCCGGCTACCACCTGACCCGGCGGCTGCTGCCGGCCCTGGTGAAGGCAGCGCCGGCGCGCATCGTCAACGTCACGTCCATCGGCCAGGCGCCCATCGACTTCGCCGACCCCATGCTCGACCACGACTACGACGGCTACCGCGCCTACCGGCAGAGCAAGCTCGCGCAGATCATGTTCACCCTCGACCTCGCCGAGGAGCTGCGCGGCACCGGCGTCACCGCCAACACGCTGCACCCGGCCACGCTCATGGCGACGTCCATGGTCCGCGAGGCCGAACTGACGCCGTTGAGCACCCTGCACGACGGCGGCGAGGCCACCCTGCGGCTCATCGCCGACCCCGCATTGGCCGACGTCAGCGGCGTCTACTTCGACCAGACCATGGAGGCGACGCCGAAGCCGCAGGCGCTGGACCCGGCTGCCCGGCGGCAGCTGCGCGAGCTGACCGACACGCTGGTCGGGCGGGCGCTGGCGGCCCGGCGCTGA
- a CDS encoding dipeptidase, with translation MTDIRAAVEAVLPSVRADLERLVRIPSISADPARAGDVQASAEAVAELARGAGAAQADVVSAGGGRPAVIASWPAPEGAPTVLLYAHHDVQPTGPRDGWTSDPFEPVEHDGRLFGRGVSDDKAGVATHLGALRAFDGRPPVGVVLFVEGEEEIGSPSFTPFLEAHRERLAADVIVVADSANWTAEVPALTTSLRGGVDCLVTLRVLEKSVHSGVFGGPVVDALTSLCRLMATLHDDKGDVAIAGLLTTDAPDVDYPDERYRSEAGVLDGVQLVGSGSLPERLWTRPTASVLAIDAPAVADAANILVHEARAKVSVRIAPEQDPRAALDALEAHLREHAEFGVQVEITEGMVGGGCALPTSGQVVQAAEESLTEAFGVPSVRSGMGGSIPFIAEFEQTFPDATVLVTGMGDPRSGPHGLNESLDLAMFGKGVLAEALLLDKLSRQD, from the coding sequence ATGACCGACATTCGCGCCGCCGTCGAGGCCGTCCTGCCGTCCGTCCGCGCCGACCTCGAGCGGCTGGTGCGCATCCCCAGCATCAGCGCCGACCCCGCCCGGGCAGGCGACGTCCAGGCGAGCGCCGAGGCTGTGGCCGAGCTGGCCCGCGGCGCCGGGGCCGCGCAGGCCGACGTCGTCAGCGCCGGCGGCGGCCGCCCGGCGGTCATCGCTTCCTGGCCCGCGCCCGAGGGTGCGCCGACGGTCCTGCTCTACGCCCACCACGACGTCCAGCCCACGGGGCCGCGTGACGGCTGGACCAGCGACCCGTTCGAGCCGGTCGAGCACGACGGCCGGCTGTTCGGCCGCGGCGTCTCCGACGACAAGGCCGGCGTCGCCACGCACCTCGGCGCGCTGCGCGCGTTCGACGGCCGCCCGCCGGTCGGCGTGGTGCTGTTCGTCGAGGGCGAGGAGGAGATCGGCTCGCCCTCGTTCACCCCGTTTCTCGAGGCCCACCGCGAGCGCCTGGCCGCCGATGTCATCGTCGTGGCCGACTCCGCCAACTGGACCGCCGAGGTGCCGGCGCTCACCACCAGCCTGCGCGGCGGGGTCGACTGCCTCGTCACGCTGCGGGTGCTCGAGAAGTCGGTCCACTCCGGCGTCTTCGGCGGCCCGGTCGTCGACGCCCTGACCTCGCTGTGCCGGCTCATGGCCACGCTGCACGACGACAAGGGCGACGTCGCCATCGCGGGGCTGCTCACCACCGACGCTCCCGACGTCGACTATCCGGACGAGCGCTACCGGTCCGAGGCCGGCGTGCTCGATGGCGTCCAACTGGTCGGCAGCGGCTCGCTCCCCGAGCGACTGTGGACCCGCCCGACGGCGTCCGTGCTCGCCATCGACGCGCCCGCGGTGGCCGACGCCGCCAACATCCTGGTACACGAGGCGCGCGCCAAGGTCAGCGTCCGCATCGCCCCCGAGCAGGACCCGCGGGCCGCGCTCGACGCGCTCGAGGCGCACCTGCGCGAGCACGCGGAGTTCGGCGTGCAGGTCGAGATCACCGAGGGCATGGTCGGCGGCGGCTGCGCGCTGCCCACGTCCGGGCAGGTGGTCCAGGCGGCCGAAGAGTCGCTCACCGAGGCGTTCGGCGTGCCGTCGGTGCGCTCCGGCATGGGCGGCTCCATCCCGTTCATCGCCGAGTTCGAGCAGACCTTCCCCGACGCCACCGTGCTCGTCACCGGCATGGGCGACCCCCGCAGCGGCCCGCACGGCCTGAACGAGAGCCTCGACCTCGCCATGTTCGGCAAGGGCGTCCTGGCCGAGGCACTGCTGCTCGACAAGCTGTCCCGCCAGGACTGA
- a CDS encoding DUF3073 domain-containing protein: MGRGRAKAKQTKVARRLKYQQLDTDFGALQRELGTDGNGGSDTDLDEESNEEYDEYSRYLADDDDDESRRHAG, encoded by the coding sequence ATGGGGCGCGGCCGGGCCAAGGCCAAGCAAACAAAGGTCGCCCGTCGGTTGAAGTACCAGCAGCTGGACACCGACTTCGGCGCTTTGCAGCGTGAGTTGGGCACCGACGGCAATGGCGGCAGTGACACGGACCTCGACGAGGAGAGCAACGAGGAGTACGACGAGTACTCCCGCTACCTCGCCGACGATGACGACGACGAATCCCGTCGTCACGCGGGTTGA
- a CDS encoding SH3 domain-containing protein, translating into MALLAAPVALAGAVVAGITLWPDDGSDVAASTTTTLGIPERDQDASRGEERPPLPPVRPNAGPSETTTPTPTPTPTPTPTPTPTPTPTPTPTPTPEPTVAGQLFVTAGLNVRTSPDLESEVVTVLGTGTEVDITGTTEGTWSQILLDGEPYWVATEYLSEEKPAEEPSGGISAAECDSGSSVENGLTQDAIRVHRAVCALFPQVTSYGGVRSGDGGEHGTGRALDIMIRGSVGDEIAAYVRENYRELGVSEVIWQQRIWTVERSSEGWRWMEDRGDDTANHYDHVHVTVYGNEGTT; encoded by the coding sequence ATGGCTCTGCTCGCCGCGCCGGTGGCGCTGGCCGGAGCCGTCGTCGCCGGCATCACCCTCTGGCCCGACGACGGTTCCGACGTCGCCGCCAGCACCACCACGACGCTGGGCATCCCCGAGCGCGACCAGGACGCCAGTCGTGGCGAGGAGCGGCCGCCGCTGCCCCCGGTGAGGCCGAACGCGGGCCCGAGCGAGACGACGACGCCGACTCCCACCCCCACGCCGACGCCGACCCCCACACCGACGCCGACTCCCACCCCGACCCCGACCCCGACTCCCACCCCGGAGCCGACGGTGGCGGGGCAGCTGTTCGTGACGGCGGGCCTGAACGTGCGCACCAGCCCGGACCTCGAGTCCGAGGTCGTCACGGTGCTCGGCACCGGCACCGAGGTCGACATCACCGGCACCACCGAGGGCACCTGGTCGCAGATCCTCCTCGACGGCGAGCCCTACTGGGTCGCCACGGAGTACCTGTCCGAGGAGAAGCCGGCCGAGGAGCCGTCGGGTGGCATCTCCGCCGCCGAGTGCGACTCCGGCTCGAGCGTCGAGAACGGCCTCACCCAGGACGCCATCCGCGTGCATCGCGCGGTCTGTGCGCTCTTCCCGCAGGTCACCTCCTACGGCGGCGTCCGCTCCGGCGACGGTGGCGAGCACGGCACCGGCCGGGCCCTCGACATCATGATCCGCGGCTCCGTCGGCGACGAGATCGCGGCCTACGTTCGCGAGAACTACCGCGAGCTGGGCGTCAGCGAGGTCATCTGGCAGCAGCGCATCTGGACGGTCGAGCGCTCCTCCGAGGGCTGGCGCTGGATGGAGGACCGCGGCGACGACACCGCGAACCACTACGACCACGTCCACGTGACCGTCTACGGCAACGAGGGCACCACCTGA